The proteins below are encoded in one region of Juglans microcarpa x Juglans regia isolate MS1-56 chromosome 4D, Jm3101_v1.0, whole genome shotgun sequence:
- the LOC121259429 gene encoding probable aspartic proteinase GIP2 — MASSIRFLLSSSLLILFLIAPTSHAQQSFRPKALVIPVSKDAATLQYVTRINQRTPLVPLSLVLDLGGQFLWVDCEQNYVSSTYRPSRCNSAQCSLARASGCGDCFSAPRPGCNNNTCGVTPDNTVTRTATSGEVAEDALSVQSTDGSNPGRTVSVSKFLFSCAPTFLLEGLASGVSGMAGLGRTRIAFPSQFASAFSFHRKFAICLASSTTSNGVVFFGDGPYVLLPNIDASDSLAYTPLFINPVSTASAYAQGEPSAEYFIGVKSIRINEKVVAVNTTLLSIDSEGFGGTKISTVNPYTVLESSIFSAVTEAFIAEAAARNISRVASVAPFDVCFSSENVLSTRLGPSVPTIYLVLQNNNVLWSIFGANSMVYISEDVLCLGFVNGGENPRTSIVIGGYQLENTLLQFDLATSRLGFSSTLLGRQTTCSNFNFTSNP, encoded by the coding sequence ATGGCCTCCTCTATCCGATTCCTTCTCTCCTCTTCCCTcctaatattatttctcattgcTCCCACTTCTCATGCACAGCAATCTTTCCGGCCCAAAGCTCTCGTGATTCCCGTCTCTAAAGACGCTGCCACTCTCCAATACGTCACCCGCATTAACCAAAGAACCCCGCTTGTTCCCTTAAGCCTAGTGCTTGATCTTGGCGGCCAATTTTTGTGGGTGGATTGTGAGCAGAATTATGTGTCCTCCACTTACCGTCCTTCCCGCTGCAACTCAGCCCAATGCTCGCTGGCTAGAGCCAGTGGCTGTGGGGATTGCTTTTCAGCCCCAAGGCCAGGGTGCAACAACAACACATGCGGTGTCACGCCTGACAACACCGTCACGCGCACCGCCACCAGCGGTGAGGTAGCCGAAGATGCTCTGTCCGTCCAATCCACCGATGGGTCGAACCCCGGCAGAACCGTTAGCGTGTCCAAGTTCCTTTTCTCTTGCGCACCGACTTTCCTCTTGGAGGGTCTTGCTAGTGGGGTTTCAGGCATGGCTGGTCTTGGCCGGACTAGGATTGCATTTCCTTCGCAATTTGCTTCTGCCTTTAGCTTCCACAGGAAATTCGCAATCTGCTTGGCATCTTCAACCACATCAAATGGAGTCGTGTTCTTCGGAGATGGTCCTTACGTACTGCTTCCTAACATCGATGCCTCCGATTCCCTCGCCTACACGCCGCTCTTCATTAACCCAGTAAGCACAGCCTCAGCCTACGCACAAGGCGAGCCCTCGGCAGAGTATTTCATTGGCGTAAAATCTATAAGAATCAACGAAAAGGTTGTAGCAGTAAACACGACTTTGCTCTCCATTGACAGTGAAGGTTTTGGAGGGACTAAGATTAGCACCGTCAACCCCTACACAGTCTTGGAGAGTTCTATCTTCAGTGCAGTGACGGAGGCTTTCATCGCCGAGGCCGCTGCCAGGAACATCTCGAGGGTGGCTTCTGTGGCACCATTCGACGTGTGTTTCAGCTCGGAGAACGTGCTTAGCACGCGTCTTGGGCCGTCTGTACCGACTATTTATCTTGTTTTGCAGAACAATAATGTTTTATGGAGCATATTTGGTGCCAACTCGATGGTGTATATTAGCGAGGATGTGCTGTGCCTTGGATTTGTTAATGGAGGCGAGAACCCCAGGACTTCGATTGTTATTGGAGGGTACCAGTTGGAGAACACTCTTTTGCAGTTTGATTTGGCAACGTCGAGGCTAGGGTTCAGCTCTACCCTGCTGGGCAGGCAAACTACATGCTCAAACTTCAACTTCACTTCCAACCCCTAG